The following coding sequences lie in one Apium graveolens cultivar Ventura chromosome 3, ASM990537v1, whole genome shotgun sequence genomic window:
- the LOC141711579 gene encoding pentatricopeptide repeat-containing protein At1g06270, with protein sequence MFKLVIPKRLCVSFHSSGYSFVRFCSVNSECLSLEASVRAAVESRTYRQIPDIFIGSKESCQNPNPFSFLSGFSVARRTQVIDELLQDFISIRPRYRPYATYSCLLTYVLQSSDPFPIALAIVQRVIRSGCVPVPQTHLLLSSAWMERRQQCESVSKMLMEMESIGYCPDCGTCNYLISSLCKVDQSNEAVLVLRGMCKAGCIPDLDTYGTVIGAMCRIRRINVVVELMKEMVQFGLTPRQEIVVKVIVAMRARKDVWRAVEIIELLQSEDILVGFEIYESVLEGCLGCGEYVLAGKVVMGMTNRGFIPYIRARQKVVEGLANAGDWELAYAVRQRFAELKS encoded by the coding sequence ATGTTTAAGTTAGTTATTCCCAAAAGGCTTTGTGTCTCATTCCATTCTTCAGGATACTCTTTTGTTAGATTTTGTTCGGTTAATTCTGAATGTTTATCGCTTGAAGCATCCGTTAGGGCAGCTGTCGAGTCAAGAACCTACAGACAAATTCCTGATATTTTTATTGGTTCAAAAGAGTCTTGTCAGAACCCGAATCCGTTTTCGTTTCTTTCTGGTTTTTCGGTAGCTCGTAGGACGCAAGTGATTGATGAATTGTTGCAGGATTTTATTTCGATTAGACCTCGTTATCGCCCTTATGCTACTTATTCGTGTCTTCTTACTTATGTTCTCCAGAGTTCTGATCCTTTTCCGATTGCTCTTGCGATTGTCCAACGTGTGATTCGTTCTGGTTGTGTCCCTGTTCCCCAAACTCATCTTCTGCTTTCCAGTGCATGGATGGAAAGGCGACAACAATGTGAGTCAGTATCGAAAATGTTAATGGAGATGGAGTCGATTGGATATTGTCCTGACTGTGGCACGTGTAACTATCTTATTTCATCTCTTTGTAAAGTTGATCAGTCGAACGAGGCAGTTCTAGTTTTGAGGGGAATGTGTAAAGCAGGGTGCATTCCTGATTTAGATACGTATGGTACTGTTATTGGTGCAATGTGCAGAATTCGAAGGATCAATGTTGTGGTGGAGTTGATGAAGGAAATGGTCCAATTTGGGTTGACCCCGAGACAGGAAATAGTGGTAAAAGTAATCGTAGCAATGCGGGCGAGAAAAGACGTATGGAGGGCCGTTGAAATTATTGAGCTTCTGCAGAGTGAGGATATTCTTGTGGGATTCGAGATTTATGAGTCGGTGCTTGAGGGATGTCTAGGTTGCGGGGAATATGTTTTAGCTGGAAAGGTTGTGATGGGAATGACGAACAGAGGATTTATACCATATATTAGAGCAAGGCAGAAGGTGGTTGAAGGATTGGCTAATGCTGGTGATTGGGAACTTGCGTATGCTGTGCGCCAGAGATTTGCAGAGTTAAAGTCTTAG
- the LOC141711580 gene encoding basic leucine zipper 34-like isoform X1, which translates to MAQLPPKVPNMTQNWHDASHHQRMPSMDSLGLAASNGGPSWADEFLDFSLTKRGSHRRSVSTDSIAFLDQIPMAQMEQKESRRSSAPGSRRSATEFDGFDEEQFMAMFIDDTTAVPTVSCSNPSSPSDHSSMDDDKHNNLVPLNYDQQMKKQQKTPVESEEMESASDGQHEATGNASTDNYNDKIFDPKRIKRILANRQSAQRSRVKKLHYISELELGVNSLQAEVSVLSPRVAYLDHQRLVLNVDNSVLKQRLAALAQDKLFKDAHQEALKREIERLRQVYYQQNLKKMENDDSTPKSAKSLLQSPENISNPANGSAHSEQIMIS; encoded by the exons ATGGCACAATTGCCTCCTAAAGTCCCAAACATGACACAGAACTGGCATGATGCTTCCCACCACCAAAGAATGCCGTCCATGGATAGTTTGGGATTGGCCGCCTCCAATGGCGGCCCTTCATGGGCTGATGAGTTCCTCGATTTCTCGTTGACAAAGCGCGGTTCCCATCGGAGGTCTGTCAGCACTGACTCAATTGcatttcttgatcaaattccaaTGGCGCAGATGGAACAAAAGGAATCCAGAAGGTCCTCTGCACCAGGGTCCAGGAGGAGTGCGACCGAGTTCGATGGGTTTGATGAAGAGCAGTTCATGGCTATGTTTATTGATGATACAACTGCCGTTCCAACAGTCTCTTGCTCCAATCCATCGTCACCTTCTGATCACAGTAGCATGGATGACGATAAACATAATAATCTTGTGCCGCTCAATTATGATCAGCAGATgaagaagcagcagaagacaccAGTTGAATCTGAGGAAATGGAGAGTGCATCTGACGGTCAGCATGAAGCCACTGGCAATGCAAGTACAGACAATTACAATGATAAAATCTTTGATCCAAAAAGAATTAAGAG AATATTGGCCAACAGACAATCTGCACAGAGGTCACGGGTGAAGAAACTGCATTACATATCCGAGCTAGAGCTTGGCGTTAATTCATTACAA GCTGAGGTCTCAGTGTTATCCCCAAGGGTTGCATATCTCGACCATCAAAGACTGGTTCTAAATGTGGACAATAGTGTTCTTAAACAAAGACTTGCAGCTCTCGCTCAGGATAAGCTCTTCAAAGATG CTCATCAAGAAGCACTGAAAAGGGAAATCGAGAGACTGAGGCAGGTGTATTACCAACAGAACCTGAAGAAGATGGAGAACGATGACTCAACACCAAAATCTGCTAAATCACTACTACAATCTCCAGAGAATATTTCTAATCCTGCCAATGGCTCTGCACACAGTGAACAAATTATGATCAGCTGA
- the LOC141711581 gene encoding pentatricopeptide repeat-containing protein At3g58590 → MRKATRVSSLCTCLYTCNFHLSSVLNLLLKTRNYHHKSQHHSKNGQLNHDTLVTLLPNISNLEGTKSLHALSITLGSNHTQSIFLNNNIISLYASMGFLCNARKVFDEMPGRNTVSFNTIIGCYSRNGFLGDAWGVFYEMRRCGVVFTQFTFGGLLSCDCLELWRGMYLYGLIVKSGLLYVDAFAGTALLGCFGRNGCLDEVIRVFEDMPKKSLVTWNSVISLFGHHGFGEECIVMFRELMRIEMPLSLYSFVGVLSGFVGEEDLESGEQIHGLMIKCGLCNEVSVVNALLNMYVKCSSIDTAEMMFEQMQVRDIVSWNTIVVVLARSDRPGKALECFKSMNKDEIIPSQTTFVSVINSCTVLKILHCGESIHALLIMKRFEVDVFVGSSLVDFYAKCGRIGDAHQCFDEIQDKNVVSWNSLMLGYSNTSSSTSVYLLRKMIRMGYQPNEGSFSTVLRVSFNTELQQLHSLLIKMGYDDNEYVLSSLISSYAKNGLVDDALAFSAEANMKLPVVPSNVIAGIFNRTGQYHLTQKLYSLLEEPDNVSWNILITACSRNGDYKEVFELFGQMKIYQVHPDKYTYISLLSVCTRICNLDLGRSLHGLIIQTDYDTFVGNILIDMYGKCGSLDSSIKIFDEMKDKNVISWTTLMSSLELHGHAYEAVKKFREMEMMGFLPDEVAFVAVLSACRRIGLVKEGLELFEQMKSKYKIKPKMDHYILVVDLLARYGHLKEAEQLITRMPFPPNARIWRIFLEGCQRQRHAEDLALCI, encoded by the coding sequence ATGAGAAAAGCAACTCGTGTATCTTCATTGTGCACTTGTTTGTATACCTGCAATTTTCACCTCAGCTCTGTCTTAAATCTTTTacttaaaactcgaaactatCATCATAAATCTCAACATCATTCTAAAAATGGTCAACTCAATCACGACACTCTCGTCACGCTTCTTCCAAATATCTCAAATCTCGAAGGCACCAAGTCTCTGCACGCACTCAGCATCACATTGGGCTCAAATCACACCCAATCGATCTTCCTTAACAACAATATCATCTCATTGTATGCTTCAATGGGGTTTTTGTGCAATGCACgcaaggtgtttgatgaaatgcctGGGAGAAATACTGTTTCGTTTAATACGATCATTGGGTGTTATAGCCGAAATGGGTTTTTGGGTGATGCTTGGGGTGTTTTTTATGAGATGAGGAGATGTGGGGTTGTGTTTACGCAGTTTACGTTTGGCGGGCTTTTGTCGTGTGATTGTTTGGAGCTTTGGAGAGGAATGTATTTGTATGGGTTGATTGTAAAGAGTGGGTTGCTTTATGTTGATGCGTTTGCGGGGACTGCATTGTTGGGATGTTTTGGGAGGAATGGGTGTTTAGATGAGGTTATTCGGGTTTTTGAAGACATGCCGAAGAAGAGTTTAGTGACTTGGAATTCGGTGATATCGTTGTTTGGCCATCACGGGTTTGGGGAGGAATGTATAGTTATGTTTCGTGAGCTTATGAGAATTGAAATGCCACTTTCCTTGTATTCTTTTGTGGGTGTTTTATCTGGATTTGTTGGGGAAGAAGACTTGGAATCAGGAGAACAAATACACGGTTTAATGATAAAATGTGGGTTATGTAATGAGGTTTCAGTAGTTAATGCTTTACTTAACATGTATGTGAAGTGTTCCAGCATAGATACGGCTGAGATGATGTTTGAACAGATGCAAGTTCGTGATATAGTGTCTTGGAACACTATCGTAGTGGTGCTTGCAAGAAGTGATAGGCCAGGGAAGGCATTAGAGTGCTTTAAAAGTATGAATAAGGATGAGATCATTCCTAGTCAGACTACATTTGTCAGTGTCATCAATTCATGTACTGTACTAAAGATCCTACATTGTGGAGAGTCGATTCATGCCTTATTGATCATGAAAAGATTCGAAGTTGATGTTTTTGTTGGTAGCTCGCTGGTTGACTTTTATGCCAAATGTGGTAGAATAGGAGATGCTCATCAGTGTTTTGATGAAATACAAGATAAAAATGTGGTTTCGTGGAATTCTTTGATGCTTGGTTATTCAAATACAAGTTCTTCAACTTCTGTATATTTACTGAGAAAAATGATTCGAATGGGTTACCAGCCCAATGAGGGTTCTTTTTCTACTGTCCTTAGAGTGTCCTTCAACACAGAGTTGCAGCAGCTTCATTCGTTGCTGATAAAAATGGGTTATGATGACAATGAGTATGTGTTGAGCTCACTTATTAGCTCATATGCTAAAAATGGTCTCGTAGACGATGCCTTGGCCTTTTCTGCTGAGGCAAACATGAAGCTCCCAGTTGTGCCCTCTAATGTCATTGCCGGTATTTTTAACAGAACTGGCCAATATCACCTGACTCAAAAGTTGTATTCTTTACTTGAGGAACCAGACAATGTATCTTGGAATATATTGATTACAGCTTGTTCACGCAATGGTGATTACAAGGAGGTTTTTGAGCTTTTTGGCCAAATGAAGATATATCAAGTCCATCCAGACAAGTATACTTATATTAGCCTCTTAAGCGTCTGTACTAGAATTTGTAACCTAGATTTAGGCAGATCACTTCATGGCCTTATCATTCAAACTGATTATGACACATTTGTGGGTAACATACTAATAGACATGTACGGAAAATGTGGAAGCCTTGATAGTTCGATAAAAATCTTTGATGAAATGAAAGACAAAAATGTGATCTCGTGGACAACTTTAATGTCTTCACTTGAATTGCACGGTCATGCCTACGAGGCAGTAAAAAAATTCAGAGAAATGGAGATGATGGGGTTTCTGCCAGATGAGGTTGCTTTTGTTGCAGTGCTTTCAGCATGCAGGCGCATAGGATTAGTGAAAGAGGGATTGGAATTGTTTGAGCAGATGAAATCGAAGTACAAGATAAAACCGAAAATGGACCATTATATACTCGTGGTCGACTTATTGGCTAGATATGGCCACCTGAAAGAAGCAGAGCAGTTGATTACTAGAATGCCTTTTCCCCCAAATGCACGAATATGGCGAATTTTCCTCGAAGGTTGCCAGAGACAGAGACATGCAGAGGACCTTGCTCTATGTATCTAA
- the LOC141710562 gene encoding LOB domain-containing protein 36-like — translation MQRNGGGANGAGACASCRHQRKKCTEKCTLAPFFPVDKNREFQAVHRVFGVSNVTKILKRLNFEDRKRAADSLVWEAFSRQRDPILGPFGEYRRVLEELNWYKNEYQAYKSSLTASGGLINGLNETVISNTGGMINYDANKYNNMNNKGNMASAGLIYPSYNYYSCVPNNKLSEESDNSCVIMPHQPGMNGSSINQHSYPLPGQYGAIDAKELEWNGNS, via the exons ATGCAGAGGAACGGAGGAGGAGCTAACGGTGCAGGAGCATGCGCATCATGCAGGCACCAAAGGAAGAAATGCACAGAAAAGTGCACATTAGCACCGTTCTTCCCTGTAGATAAGAACCGAGAATTTCAGGCAGTGCACAGGGTTTTCGGTGTTAGTAACGTTACAAAGATTCTGAAACGTTTAAATTTTGAAGATCGAAAAAGAGCTGCAGATTCACTGGTCTGGGAAGCGTTTAGCAGACAAAGAGACCCAATATTAGGCCCATTTGGAGAGTACAGAAGAGTTTTAGAAGAGCTGAACTGGTATAAAAATGAATATCAGGCTTATAAATCATCATTAACAGCATCAGGCGGGTTGATTAATGGACTGAATGAGACTGTGATCAGTAATACTGGAGGAATGATTAATTATGATGCTAATAAGTACAACAATATGAATAATAAAGGGAATATGGCATCTGCAGGATTAATATATCCCAGCTACAATTATTATTCATGTGTACCCAACAATAAATTAAGTGAAGAGAGTGATAATAGTTGTGTAATTATGCCTCATCAGCCAGGGATGAATGGTAGTAGTATTAATCAACACTCCTACCCGTTACCAG GTCAATATGGTGCAATTGATGCAAAGGAACTGGAATGGAATGGCAACTCATGA
- the LOC141710561 gene encoding rac-like GTP-binding protein RAC2, protein MNTTRFIKCVTVGDGAVGKTCMLISYTSNTFPTDYVPTVFDNFSANVVVDGNTVNLGLWDTAGQEDYNRLRPLSYRGADVFILAFSLISKASYENIAKKWIPELRHYAPTVPIILVGTKVDLREDRQFLSDHPNATPITPAQGEELKKLIGAAVYIECSSKTQQNVKAVFDAAIKVVLMPPKQKKKRRKTRPCIYL, encoded by the exons ATGAACACTACCAGATTCATCAAGTGTGTCACCGTAGGCGATGGAGCTGTTGGGAAAACTTGCATGCTGATATCTTATACCAGCAACACCTTTCCAACT GATTACGTGCCTACAGTCTTCGACAACTTTAGTGCTAATGTGGTGGTGGATGGTAACACTGTTAATCTTGGACTTTGGGATACTGCAG GGCAGGAGGACTATAACAGGCTAAGGCCTCTCAGTTACAGAGGTGCCGATGTGTTCATTTTAGCCTTCTCCCTCATTAGTAAAGCCAGCTATGAGAACATCGCGAAGAAG TGGATTCCTGAGCTGAGGCATTATGCTCCAACTGTGCCAATCATCTTAGTGGGAACTAAAGTAG ATTTACGCGAGGACAGACAGTTTCTCAGTGATCATCCCAATGCAACTCCGATCACACCTGCTCAG GGAGAGGAACTCAAGAAATTGATTGGTGCAGCTGTTTACATAGAATGCAGTTCCAAGACTCAACAG AATGTGAAGGCAGTGTTTGATGCTGCCATAAAGGTTGTTCTGATGCCACCAAAGCAGAAGAAAAAGAGGAGGAAGACAAGGCCATGTATATATCTATAA
- the LOC141711580 gene encoding basic leucine zipper 34-like isoform X2, which yields MPSMDSLGLAASNGGPSWADEFLDFSLTKRGSHRRSVSTDSIAFLDQIPMAQMEQKESRRSSAPGSRRSATEFDGFDEEQFMAMFIDDTTAVPTVSCSNPSSPSDHSSMDDDKHNNLVPLNYDQQMKKQQKTPVESEEMESASDGQHEATGNASTDNYNDKIFDPKRIKRILANRQSAQRSRVKKLHYISELELGVNSLQAEVSVLSPRVAYLDHQRLVLNVDNSVLKQRLAALAQDKLFKDAHQEALKREIERLRQVYYQQNLKKMENDDSTPKSAKSLLQSPENISNPANGSAHSEQIMIS from the exons ATGCCGTCCATGGATAGTTTGGGATTGGCCGCCTCCAATGGCGGCCCTTCATGGGCTGATGAGTTCCTCGATTTCTCGTTGACAAAGCGCGGTTCCCATCGGAGGTCTGTCAGCACTGACTCAATTGcatttcttgatcaaattccaaTGGCGCAGATGGAACAAAAGGAATCCAGAAGGTCCTCTGCACCAGGGTCCAGGAGGAGTGCGACCGAGTTCGATGGGTTTGATGAAGAGCAGTTCATGGCTATGTTTATTGATGATACAACTGCCGTTCCAACAGTCTCTTGCTCCAATCCATCGTCACCTTCTGATCACAGTAGCATGGATGACGATAAACATAATAATCTTGTGCCGCTCAATTATGATCAGCAGATgaagaagcagcagaagacaccAGTTGAATCTGAGGAAATGGAGAGTGCATCTGACGGTCAGCATGAAGCCACTGGCAATGCAAGTACAGACAATTACAATGATAAAATCTTTGATCCAAAAAGAATTAAGAG AATATTGGCCAACAGACAATCTGCACAGAGGTCACGGGTGAAGAAACTGCATTACATATCCGAGCTAGAGCTTGGCGTTAATTCATTACAA GCTGAGGTCTCAGTGTTATCCCCAAGGGTTGCATATCTCGACCATCAAAGACTGGTTCTAAATGTGGACAATAGTGTTCTTAAACAAAGACTTGCAGCTCTCGCTCAGGATAAGCTCTTCAAAGATG CTCATCAAGAAGCACTGAAAAGGGAAATCGAGAGACTGAGGCAGGTGTATTACCAACAGAACCTGAAGAAGATGGAGAACGATGACTCAACACCAAAATCTGCTAAATCACTACTACAATCTCCAGAGAATATTTCTAATCCTGCCAATGGCTCTGCACACAGTGAACAAATTATGATCAGCTGA